tttatcaacaagtaattataaataatatttaatattcttattattattattatttattataatgtttgttttaaaagatactaaagatatataattataaaagacaaatattaaatttttagaaaaaatgttaaacaaaaaagaattttaaaatcctacaagtacaataaattatttagtaagaaacatgaagaaaaactaacttttaaataaataatattgcTTTTTTGAAAgcctaattaaaagaaaattgtgaAAGTActcttaatattttcatataagtaactaactttcatttttaatagataattgcatgttaaaaaattatgagCAAAAATAGCaacaaatatttcacatctatatttaggtttaagcttccacatattatttttacaaaacacaataaTATTATACGGAGTTTAGCTATTAGCCGAAATCCAAAACCGGACTCATATGGATGGTTGTTTACGGATCATGGCAGATATACTGTTAAATCGAGATACCGTACGGAAAAACTATATCCTGATTTAGGATCTCAACACAGTGATATGGGCCCCACTGTTAAACCTTTGTTAGCTTACTCGTGGAAAATTCACTGCTCGACAAAATTACAACATTTTGTGTGGCAAATAATCTCTGGTAGTCTACCAGTTACAAAGAACCTTCATTCCCGGGGGATCAAGTGTGATTTGCAATGTCATAtatgtggtgcagaagaagaatCGATTAATCATGTGCTTTTAGAATGTCCCATTGCGCGCCAAACATGGGTCTTATCTAATATTCCTTCACGTCCAGGAGTTTTCCCTACCCAATCTCTTTTTACCAATATGGATTATTTATTTTGGCGGTTACCAAATGAACCAGATTTAAGTTATTTCCCGTGGATAttgtggtatatttggaaaaacCGCAATGctaagatttttaataataaaattggaAGTCCTCCTCAATTTCTTCAGATTGCGGAGATAGAAGGCACCTTATGGACTGAGGCCCAGATTAAAGAGGGTATAAACAGGGGGTCTTCATTTGGTGGAAGTCCTATTTTACAAGGGGTAAACCGATGTTATATTGATGGTGCATGGAAGGAACAAGATCCCTTTACAGGGCAAGGATGGTTTTACAGAGACGAAAGATCCACTGATACTATGATGGGTGCAATGTCTATTCGCAGGAGTCTATCACCTTTACATGCAGAATGTGAAGCTTTGATATGGGCGATGGAGTGCATGAAGGCCCTACATATCTCAGAGGTGGTGTTTGCAACAGACTGCTcacagttggtgaagatggtgtctacTCCAACAGAATGGCCGGTGTTCACTACTCACATGGAAGAATTTCTACGATGTAAGGAATACTTCCCCACTTTCACTATTCAGCATATTCCAAGGGCACAAAACAAAATGGCGGATAAGCTAGCACGAGGTGCTAGGACTCCGCATTCTGCTATGGTATATGTTGACTCCGTTCCTCCGATATGGTTCTCGCCTCAGGAATCTACTTAGTTTAgttttgcttctttgttgaaaaaaaaacacaatagtatttacatgaaaagtattacctgagtattttttttttatttcttgatAGAACTTAACTTTTTATTACTTGATgctaacataatttttaattttgatgttgttgtcgtacatgagtatgtgtgaatatgatgaatatgagtttgtatgtataagacaaaatatataaaaataaacaaaatttcctctattaaaaataaaatagttgtctaaataaaataaaactgtaaaaaaaatcttatttttcttagagttaactaactttactttttaataattttgtgttaaaaaaactataaaccaaaattaacttcaaatatttcacctgATATGATTATGACATTTgtcaattaataaaaaatagattgtgTATATGTCAATGAAAACTACCATTATGTgaaaaaaacttctttttttcttaaaatcctaaataaaaaaaatttctaaaaaaattttcttttctaatcttaaccggttaagatttttttttttaaatcctaaccagagagaattataaaattttatttaatagtaatttgtacttaaaaatattaatgataaacatgatactaaaaattatttaattaacatgaaattttgtaaaaatattagtgatattgaaaaaaaacgaattttgaaaatggcaacttttaaatatagttaatattaactggaaataatgatttgatagaaattttatttttctaaatcctagacaaaatataattgtaaaagattatgtaatattaattttcttttctaaaatcctaaaaaactgtaagagaatatttgatagttgttttcctttttcataaaaagaaatcctaaacaaaataaatttgaatcaaatttttaagtcctaaccaaaagagaattgtaaaaatttatttgataatatttttaagagagtatttgatgatgaggatgatactaaaaattatttaattaacaaaagaagtgtaaaatttgtattgatatgaattgtaaaaatagaatttattttttttattttaataactaaaaataattaattgattctaaagagaagataattgtaatagGTTATATGATAGTAATTTTCTTCTcgaaaatctttaaaaaattgtaaaagggtatttaatattatttttttatttttttattgaaaataaaaaggagatttataaaatataatgttttccttttaaaaaaaaatcctaacaaaataaaattttaaagaattatttaataaaacataaattaatacataagaacatgtataatgttgtcattgactCGATTGGTGTTTtgactttcatttttttttacttttcattcagTTTCTTATTTCGGGTTGTGTTCAGTTTAAATGTTTAGATATAGTATTTTATCTAATCATAAGTACAAAGTTTATAACAATTCATCTATGCgccatgattataaaatacaaatattaacttaaaCTTATGTGTAAAAACgggttttaattataaaatatatctcaaacaacatatgcaaaaaaacaatcataaaactataataaaatgatttattattttatggtttttattaaattaaaacatcacaCAAAATCCGTTGCAACGCAACGGGCTCATATCTTgttactatataaaagttgatgTTATAAACGATTGAAGGCGTCCACATAGGATTTAAAAGGTCCAATGATACTATGACAAATCattatttgaaatttgttattttttaaagagaaattccctaagatagccatttttacatttttaccctagggttaactaatctagacctAGGGTTTTGGgaatagagtttcaaattttaaaaaattaaaaattaaattaaaaatttcaaaacaaaaggggctattttggtctttttttacttgagagctatttttgtgacaaaaacttaaaatggCTACTTGAGAGAATTGTCATTTTTTAAATGTCAATATTATCAAAAAttgttaatttaaaataaaatataaatcattagcaaataaggaaaacttacaaaaaaagagagtatatatatgttaacataatgtataatatattttcaaaaattaacataaaactaaataacaaaaattctaattaatttaaaaatgcaaGAATTCCAAATAAGTATAactacaaaaatttaaaccattaattttaaaagtttaggttatatgctattgaaaatattcataagtaacatataatatttataagtttatgctataaatcattgagaatatccatatattattttaaagcaccaaaatatgctaattaattttaaatttgctATTTCTAAAGATGTCAGTATTACCAAAagttatttatttcaaaataaaatataaatcagctTCAAATAAGGTAAGCTTAAAaagtaaaacattatttataatttaatgtaattttctaaattaacataaaagtaataataatcaattttaaaatgcaagattttcaaacaattataactattaaatctaaaacacttcatttttaaactttagaatatatactattgaaaatattcacaaataacatatattatatataatttgatgccGTAAGTTATTGAGAATGTCCATATATTATCTTGAAGCaccaagaaaaatatattaatcaccattttatatattaattatagtactttcaaaaattgtttctttcaaaataaaaaggaaatcaatgtaaaatttagaaaaagtcAAAAACATTAAAGGAATCATattgatatataaactaaatatttggaagaataacataaattttacatacaaaatataatattaaaaaataaaagaattttaaataataagaaaaatatgaatctaaagcacatatgattttaaaattgaggctatatgttatttaaagtGTTCacatagaattaaaaaatattattaataatacgCCATATCAAAATGttaattgatatttttaaatataaatttcagatatttatttctctcaaaataaaattaaataagttaaaaaattgttttaccaGAAATAATTAACTTGgtttttaaactaaatatttgaaagttaaacatgaaattttatcgaacaaaaataacatttttgaaaagaaatcaaGTTTAAAAAATGTTCTAATAATCATGTATgtgaaagtaaaataaaaatcaagacaaAACTTCAAAAAGGATAAATTACTATtgtattaattatcttaaaaattagattggtatttatactaaattcttgaaaacttaacataaaaagagtttaacaagaaaaaaactaaattatgtCCACAACCATTATTACGATAAGGGTTATATActtaggggtgtcaaaatgggtaAACCATATCCAAATGGTTATAAGCTTATATGGGTTATGGTTTTAACCAATCCATTTGACAAATCAGTAtcatagtttaatatttttatgaatattaatatttctaaaatatatctataaaataaacttaaaatatcaactaaaatgaattaacttgatatatatgctaactatcttaaaacataacactaaaatttataaaaatatttcataaagtatgtcaaaatataaaatagcatatacataaaaataaaatatataattaatatgaaaatagttaacctaatcaaataagtataaaataaaattttattattttatatattggtGTCGGCTacaaaatcatctaattttataatagattataaaaggttcttaaaaacattggtcgatttttcttttctttcgtACCAGACCAATTCATTTTTGGCTTATAATAAGCTTACAAAGTTctactaaaaataaaatgtggtaAGAATAATCCACAATTAATACACATATTGTTAATTAAACAGTTTATTTATATTCTTTCGAATTgccttttatcaattaaataaattaacatagtTATTTACTCATCAAcaattagattttaataaattttgagacaattgtttttaaaaaatcataatccaaatatttatttaactaaccaaacatgtttttatgaaacatacctaaataattttataatcgacaagattttttaaaaattaggtCACTAATAATAAATCGAAGTACATGGTAAATGTTTTCCGATAAAACTAACTTCCCAATCGGGGAAAACTTTTTGTGAAGCACTAAAACATCATAATCTCACCACTAATTTATATTGTAACTAGATCAAataggaaataaaaaaaagttagataTAGTGCATAAGGATTAATCTTTTATGTCAttcaaatagaaatacataaagtagtggaaaataggagttaggatgaagaagttatcccactttcaaatcaggtgatctcagtATTCCTGTTGGGGAATATGATAACTTGCTCGtccttctaatcaaaccaggatgaatcgcgatgtaaaaagatgtatttggatacataaagtagtggagaatgaccaggaagtggaataaatctcataggagttaggataaagaagtgttatcccactttcaaatcaggtgatcccagttttcctgtttgagaatatgacaactttctcatcattctaatcaaaccagaatgaatcgggatgtaagaagctgtatttggatacattaagtaatggcgaatcaccaggaaggggaataaatctcataggagttaggatgaagaagttatcccactttcaaatcaggtgatacCAGTTTTTcagtttgagaatatgacaacttcctcgtcattctaatcaaaccaggaagaattgcgatgtaagaagctgtatttagatacataaagtagtggagaatcactaggaagtggaacaaatctcataggagttaggatgaagaagttaaccCACTTTCagataaggtgatcccagttttcctgtttgggaatatgacaacttcctcgtcattctaatcaaaccaggatgaattgcaatgtaagaagctgtatttggatatataaaatcgtagagaatcactaggaagtggaataaatctcataggagttaggatgaagaagttatcccactttcagataaggtgatcccagttttcctgtttgggaatatgacaacttcctcatcattctaatccaaccaggatgaatcgcgatgtaagaagatgtatttggatacataaaatcatggagaatcaccaagaagtggaataaatctcataggagttaggatgaagaagttatcccactttataatcaggtgatcccagttttcctgtttgagaatatgacaacttcctcgtcattctaatcaaaccaggatgaatcgcgatgtaagaagatgtatttggatacataaagtagtggagaatggCCAGGAAgtaaaataaatctcataggagttaggatgaagaagtgttatcccactttcaaatcaggtgatcccagttttcctgtttgagaatatgacaacttcctcatcattctaatcaaaccagaatgaatcgggatgtaagaagctgtatttggatacattaagtaatggcgaatcaccaggaaggggaataaatctcataggagttaggatgaagaagttgttccactttcaaatcaggtgatactagttttccagtttgagaatataacaacttcctcatcattctgatcaaaccaggatgaatcgcgatataagaagctgtatttggatacataaagtagtggagaatcactaggaagtggaacacatcttataggagttaggatgaagaagttaaccCACTTTCagataaggtgatcccagttttcctgtttgggaatatgacaacttcctcgtcattctaatcaaaccaggatgaatcgcgatgtaagaagctgtatttggatacataaaatcatggagaatcaccaagaagtggaataaatctcataggagttatgatgaagaagttatcccactttataatcaggtgatcccaattttcctatTGGGGACTATGATAATTTCCTCGtccttctaatcaaaccaggatgaatcgcgatgtaagaagatgtatttggatacataaagtagtggagaatggccaggaagtggaataaatctcataggagttaggatgaagaaattatcccactttcaaatcaggtgatcccagttttcctgttggggaatatgataacttcctcgtcgttctaatcaaaccaggatgaatcgcgatgtaagaagatgtatttggatacataaagcagTGGAGAATGACGAGGacgtggaataaatctca
The window above is part of the Brassica napus cultivar Da-Ae chromosome C3, Da-Ae, whole genome shotgun sequence genome. Proteins encoded here:
- the LOC106362753 gene encoding uncharacterized protein LOC106362753, coding for MGAMSIRRSLSPLHAECEALIWAMECMKALHISEVVFATDCSQLVKMVSTPTEWPVFTTHMEEFLRCKEYFPTFTIQHIPRAQNKMADKLARGARTPHSAMVYVDSVPPIWFSPQEST